The following are encoded together in the Acidobacteriota bacterium genome:
- the pheS gene encoding phenylalanine--tRNA ligase subunit alpha translates to MSDLSVSVAALRAEFDTALAAVATAADLQALRDRFLSRKHGLVTALYGEIARAPVDQKREIGRLANELKQAVEAGLEARRETVASGTRTPGLDLTLAARPLPAGSRHPLNAMRERIERIFTRMGYEIVDGPETEDDWHTFEALNMPADHPARDAQDTLYLERAFSRQPATGNRQPDSTGGRQPATGNGHPGGQPRPATLLRTHTSAVQVRYMEAHGAPVRIIAPGRVYRRDSLDLTHTPMFQQVEGLVVGEHVTMADLKGTLLGFAREFFDPKTPIMFKPSFFPYTEPSAEVFVGCQSCFGSGCPMCKRTGWIEIGGSGMVHPSVFEAVGIDPERYTGFAFGMGIERLALLAHRVDDIRAFYENDLRFLEQFAS, encoded by the coding sequence ATGTCCGATCTCTCCGTTTCCGTGGCTGCGCTGCGGGCCGAGTTCGACACCGCACTGGCGGCGGTGGCGACGGCTGCCGACCTTCAGGCCCTTCGCGATCGCTTCCTGAGCCGCAAGCACGGGCTCGTCACGGCCTTGTACGGCGAGATCGCCAGGGCGCCCGTCGACCAGAAGCGCGAGATCGGCAGGCTGGCCAACGAACTGAAGCAGGCCGTGGAAGCCGGCCTCGAGGCGCGCCGCGAGACAGTGGCCAGCGGCACGCGGACGCCGGGCCTCGATCTCACGCTGGCCGCACGGCCACTGCCCGCCGGCTCGCGTCATCCGCTCAACGCGATGCGCGAACGCATCGAGCGCATCTTCACGCGCATGGGCTACGAGATCGTCGACGGCCCCGAGACCGAAGACGACTGGCACACCTTCGAGGCGCTGAACATGCCCGCGGACCATCCGGCCCGCGATGCGCAGGACACGCTGTATCTGGAAAGGGCGTTCAGCCGGCAACCGGCAACCGGCAACCGGCAACCGGACAGCACGGGCGGACGGCAACCGGCAACCGGCAACGGGCACCCCGGGGGACAGCCGCGGCCGGCGACGTTGCTGCGGACGCATACGTCGGCGGTGCAGGTGCGGTACATGGAGGCGCATGGGGCACCCGTGCGCATCATCGCGCCGGGGCGGGTGTATCGGCGCGACAGCCTCGATCTCACGCACACGCCGATGTTCCAGCAGGTCGAGGGTCTCGTCGTCGGTGAGCACGTGACGATGGCCGACCTCAAGGGCACGCTGCTCGGGTTCGCGCGCGAGTTCTTCGATCCGAAGACGCCCATCATGTTCAAGCCGAGCTTCTTCCCGTACACGGAGCCGAGCGCGGAAGTCTTCGTCGGCTGTCAGTCGTGCTTCGGCTCCGGCTGTCCGATGTGCAAGCGCACGGGCTGGATCGAGATCGGCGGCAGCGGGATGGTGCACCCGTCGGTGTTCGAGGCCGTGGGCATCGATCCGGAGCGCTACACGGGCTTCGCGTTCGGCATGGGCATCGAGCGTCTCGCGCTGCTCGCCCATCGCGTTGACGACATCAGGGCGTTCTACGAGAACGACCTGCGCTTCCTGGAGCAGTTCGCGTCGTGA
- the rplT gene encoding 50S ribosomal protein L20, translating to MPRVKRGTVRRAKREKLLTLAKGYYANKSKLYRFAKEAVDRALKSAFVGRRRKKRDFRRLWIIRINAAARQQGISYSQFIAGLTRAGVAVDRKMLATLAVSEPAAFAALTTRAKDALKQQNA from the coding sequence ATGCCAAGAGTGAAGCGTGGCACGGTGCGCCGTGCGAAGCGCGAAAAGTTGTTGACCCTTGCCAAGGGGTACTACGCCAACAAGAGCAAGCTGTACCGCTTTGCCAAGGAGGCGGTGGACCGCGCACTCAAGAGCGCGTTTGTCGGCCGTCGCCGCAAGAAGCGCGATTTCCGCCGGCTGTGGATCATCCGCATCAACGCCGCGGCGCGCCAGCAGGGGATCAGCTACTCGCAGTTCATCGCCGGCCTCACGCGTGCAGGCGTGGCGGTGGACCGCAAGATGCTCGCCACGCTCGCCGTGAGCGAGCCCGCGGCGTTTGCGGCGCTGACCACCCGCGCCAAGGACGCCCTCAAGCAGCAGAACGCTTAG